From Bacteroidota bacterium, a single genomic window includes:
- a CDS encoding sodium:solute symporter, with product MTPNIAVIVVVAYFALLWFISYLTSRNAGKDTFFTADHGSHWFLVAFGMIGVALSGITFISVPGDVGNTNFSYLQIVMGYTAGIVVIALVLLPMYYRLKLVSIYAYLRDRFGYRSHKTGAAFFLISQTFMAAFKLYLMTTVLQMAFFDEYGLPFELSVFITLMLIWLYTYKAGIKTIVVTDTLQTAFLIIAAISTIVIIYNGLDTNVGDLVTNMVNDSRSETFIWNWSDDRNFFKMFLTGMFLVIITNGLDQSIMQKSLTVPNIKDAQKNMYFFGGSLVFVNMIFLILGLMLYLYADKFGIAVPAETDKFYPLLALDHLGVFTGIMFLIGIAAAAYSSADSALAGLTTSFCVDVLEVGDGKKEASTKRRTLVHLGFSLMVFFVILVFKALNNESIVNSFIRVAGYTYGPLLGLFVFGMFTKKDVNDKWVPYVAVASPIISLLLYLYSEQLFGFKFGFELLLINGGLTVLGLWFSSMSKKN from the coding sequence ATGACACCAAATATAGCTGTAATCGTAGTAGTAGCATATTTCGCTTTGCTATGGTTTATATCGTATTTAACCTCTCGTAATGCAGGAAAAGACACTTTCTTCACAGCCGACCACGGATCACACTGGTTTTTGGTCGCCTTTGGAATGATTGGTGTTGCACTTTCGGGTATAACATTTATTTCTGTTCCGGGTGATGTTGGTAATACCAACTTTTCATATTTGCAAATAGTAATGGGATATACTGCTGGTATTGTTGTTATAGCACTGGTGTTGTTACCTATGTATTATAGGTTAAAACTTGTTTCTATTTATGCCTATTTACGCGATCGATTTGGTTATAGATCACACAAAACCGGTGCAGCTTTCTTCTTGATTTCGCAAACATTTATGGCGGCATTTAAGTTGTATTTAATGACAACCGTGTTGCAAATGGCTTTCTTTGATGAATATGGTTTGCCATTCGAATTATCTGTGTTTATTACCTTAATGCTTATCTGGTTATATACTTATAAAGCAGGTATTAAAACAATTGTTGTTACCGATACTTTACAAACAGCCTTTTTGATTATTGCTGCTATATCAACCATAGTTATTATATATAATGGTTTAGATACCAATGTGGGCGATCTTGTTACTAATATGGTTAACGATAGCAGAAGTGAAACTTTTATATGGAATTGGAGCGATGATAGAAACTTCTTTAAAATGTTCCTTACAGGTATGTTCCTTGTTATTATTACTAATGGTTTGGATCAAAGTATTATGCAAAAGAGTTTAACCGTTCCAAACATAAAAGATGCACAAAAAAACATGTACTTCTTTGGTGGTTCTTTGGTATTTGTGAATATGATATTCCTGATATTAGGATTGATGTTGTACTTGTATGCCGATAAATTTGGAATTGCTGTACCTGCCGAAACGGATAAGTTTTATCCTTTGTTGGCTCTTGATCATTTAGGCGTGTTTACGGGTATTATGTTCTTAATAGGTATTGCAGCAGCAGCTTATTCGAGTGCCGATTCTGCTTTAGCCGGACTTACAACATCGTTTTGTGTCGATGTTTTAGAGGTAGGTGATGGAAAAAAAGAAGCATCTACTAAAAGAAGAACATTGGTGCACCTTGGTTTTTCATTGATGGTATTTTTTGTAATACTTGTATTTAAAGCCTTAAATAATGAGAGTATTGTTAACTCATTTATACGTGTAGCCGGTTATACATACGGGCCTTTACTTGGATTGTTTGTATTTGGGATGTTTACAAAAAAGGATGTCAATGACAAATGGGTGCCATATGTAGCTGTTGCATCTCCAATTATATCTTTATTGTTGTATTTGTATTCCGAGCAATTGTTTGGTTTTAAGTTTGGTTTTGAACTATTATTGATAAATGGCGGTTTAACAGTCTTGGGATTATGGTTTAGTTCAATGAGTAAAAAGAATTAA